The following are from one region of the bacterium genome:
- a CDS encoding DUF370 domain-containing protein — protein sequence MVVRLINIGFNNIVVNQRIVTVVNPTSSPVKRLIEVAKKRGSLIDATCGRRTRSVIITDSNHVILSALQPETIGERFQQKTEKANKKILSTSTITKQYKLRKRK from the coding sequence ATGGTAGTAAGATTGATTAATATAGGTTTTAATAACATAGTTGTTAATCAGAGAATTGTCACGGTAGTTAATCCTACTTCTTCGCCTGTGAAAAGATTGATAGAAGTAGCCAAAAAGAGAGGTAGTTTGATTGACGCTACCTGTGGCCGGCGTACTCGCTCAGTAATCATTACCGATAGTAACCACGTTATCTTATCCGCATTGCAACCAGAAACGATTGGTGAGAGATTTCAACAGAAGACAGAAAAGGCCAACAAGAAGATACTGTCGACTTCTACTATAACAAAGCAGTATAAATTAAGAAAACGGAAATAA